A window of Salmo trutta chromosome 31, fSalTru1.1, whole genome shotgun sequence contains these coding sequences:
- the LOC115169930 gene encoding segment polarity protein dishevelled homolog DVL-3-like: MGETKVIYHLDDQETPYLVKLAVPADRVTLADFKNVLKKPNYKFFFKSMDDDFGVVKEEISDDNAKLPCFNGRVVSWLVSGDGAHSDGGSVVESLLELPPPPLERTGGIGGSRPPSYHGKAIGGRDSLDNETETGSMVSQRRERERPRRKPTQQPGGRNGYSRVGRGAELSQYDSCSSFMSSELESTSCFDSEDDDATSRFSSSTEQSSSRLMRRHRRRRRKPKTSNMERSSSFSSITDSTMSLNIITVTLNMEKYNFLGISIVGQSNERGDGGIYIGSIMKGGAVAADGRIEPGDMLLQVNDINFENMNNDDAVRVLRDIVHKPGPITLTVAKCWDPNPRSCFALPRSEPIRPIDPAAWVSHTAAMTGVYPAYGMSPSMTTVTSTSSSISSSIPETERFDDFHLSIHSDMATVAKAMASPESGLEVRDRMWLKITIANAFIGSDVVDWLFHHVEGFSDRREARKYASNLLKAGYIRHTVNKITFSEQCYYIFGDLCGNMTHLSLQDHDGSSGGASDQDTLPPLPHPGAAPWPMALPYQFPIAHPYNPQPQHDLPQGFPGVGAGSAGSQHSDGSSGSNCSKTEGRGGAGGSNKSGGSGSESEIRSHRAPSERSVAPSERSTRSSYSHRSVHSLSYGPGLVYAPPGLPPQPLHLATAAPGAPPGRELANAPPELTGSRQSLRIAVGNPGEFFVDVM; this comes from the exons ATGGGGGAGACCAAAGTCATATATCACCTCGACGACCAGGAAACACCTTACCTGGTCAAATTGGCAGTGCCCGCCGACAGGGTCACACTTGCAGACTTCAAAAATGTTCTGAAGAAACCTAACTACAAGTTCTTCTTCAAATCTATGGATGACGATTTTGG GGTGGTGAAAGAAGAGATATCTGATGACAATGCCAAACTCCCTTGTTTTAATGGTCGTGTGGTATCTTGG CTGGTGTCAGGGGATGGTGCTCACTCAGACGGGGGCTCGGTGGTTGAGAGTTTGTTGGAGCTGCCGCCACCCCCCCTGGAGAGGACTGGGGGCATCGGGGGCTCCAGACCACCATCCTACCa TGGGAAGGCCATAGGTGGACGAGACTCGTTGGACAACGAGACTGAGACGGGCTCGATGGTgtcccagaggagagagagggagcgaccgCGTCGGAAACCCACTCAGCAGCCTG GTGGGAGGAACGGTTACTCGCGAGTGGGCCGAGGGGCGGAGCTGAGCCAATACGACAGCTGCTCGTCCTTCATGAGCAGTGAGCTGGAGTCCACCAGCTGTTTCGACTCTGAGGACGACGACGCCACCAGCCG CTTCAGCAGTTCCACAGAGCAGAGCTCCTCTCGCCTGATGAGGCGACACCGCCGGCGCCGGCGGAAACCCAAAACGTCCAACATGGAAAGG TCTTCATCCTTCAGCAGCATCACAGACTCCACCATGTCTCTGAACATAATCACTGTCACACTGAACATGG AGAAGTATAACTTCCTGGGCATCAGCATCGTGGGGCAAAGCAATGAGAGGGGAGACGGAGGCATCTACATCGGCTCCATCATGAAGGGTGGGGCTGTGGCTGCAGACGGACGCATTGAGCCCGGAGACATGCTGCTGCAG GTGAACGACATCAACTTTGAGAACATGAACAACGATGATGCGGTTCGAGTGCTGAGGGACATCGTACACAAGCCAGG GCCCATCACTCTGACTGTGGCTAAGTGCTGGGACCCCAACCCTCGTAGCTGCTTTGCTCTGCCTAGAA GTGAGCCGATCCGGCCCATTGACCCTGCTGCGTGGGTGTCCCACACTGCAGCGATGACGGGGGTGTACCCTGCCTATGGCATGAGCCCCTCGATGACCACGGTCACCTCCACCAGCTCCTCCATCAGCAGCTCCATCCCTGAGACTGAAC GCTTCGACGATTTCCACTTGTCCATCCACAGCGACATGGCAACCGTTGCCAAGGCCATGGCTTCCCCGGAGTCGGGCCTGGAGGTGCGAGACAGGATGTGGCTAAAGATCACCATCGCCAATGCCTTTATAG GCTCAGACGTGGTGGACTGGCTCTTCCATCACGTGGAGGGCTTCTCGGACCGCAGGGAAGCCAGGAAGTACGCCAGTAACCTGCTCAAGGCCGGCTACATCCGCCACACCGTCAACAAGATCACCTTCTCCGAGCAGTGTTACTACATCTTCGGAGACCTCTGTGGCA acatgaCCCACCTGTCTCTGCAAGACCACGACGGCTCCAGCGGAGGGGCGTCGGACCAGGACACCCTGCCCCCTCTGCCCCACCCTGGGGCGGCCCCATGGCCCATGGCCCTACCCTACCAGTTCCCCATCGCCCACCCCTACAACCCCCAGCCCCAACACGACCTGCCCCAGGGCTTCCCGGGAGTAGGGGCGGGCAGCGCTGGCAGCCAGCACAGCGACG GCAGCAGCGGCTCCAACTGCAGTAAGACCGAGGGCAGAGGCGGCGCCGGGGGCTCCAACAAGTCGGGTGGTAGTGGCAGTGAGTCAGAGATCAGGAGCCATCGGGCCCCCAGTGAGCGCTCTGTGGCCCCTAGCGAGCGCAGCACCCGCAGTTCCTACAGCCATCGAAGCGTCCACTCACTGTCCTACGGCCCCGGCTTGGTCTATGCCCCCCCAGGCCTGCCCCCTCAGCCCCTCCACCTGGCCACAGCTGCCCCCGGAGCACCCCCAGGCCGAGAGCTGGCCAACGCTCCCCCAGAGCTCACCGGCTCCCGCCAGTCCCTGCGCATAGCTGTGGGCAACCCTGGCGAGTTCTTTGTCGATGTCATGTGA